Proteins found in one Coffea eugenioides isolate CCC68of chromosome 5, Ceug_1.0, whole genome shotgun sequence genomic segment:
- the LOC113770782 gene encoding RNA polymerase I termination factor-like — protein MGAEEEGTVEVRKKDKKESKKGKKNEVADIHICKGDGGGKDSGKSAEKDMKKSKKGKKNEVRDNEIYEGNGGGKDKVIESCKSADKECGKGGNFEKKKKEEEKYEVSESSNEGNGRRERGNDTKKDFEHSRGRNDGVDVLKKVEKKKRKREKDKRIGSDNQLKQEELEDAKHGSQLSMNGTCSEAIRGAREGDGVVKVEKKKKKKLISVHSGGLQQGNTSSNETEAQENKDQSGEEAKLEAIDEDCETENVEEQKKKKKKKKKKREKMKENDVAGASGLGILAEESMNDNANSTLNEKSDKDLQNGGKRKREKAKSVKNGSKDPKAEKSKKKVRFSGTTEVFPPSDDNLVRGKRFSSEEDEIVKQAVFDYIEAHCLGEEGLNMVLNCRSHPEVKNCWKEITTCLPHRPHSAIYYRAQVLFRRDKKRKWTEEEIEMLRESHKMRGNQWKELADELGKHRFHVKDTWRRIRHENMRKGRWSQEEYQILFDLVNTDLRMKYCEEKKSKHGMLRDNIPWAAISDKLSTRPEANCCLKWYNQLTSSMVTEGLWADADDYRLIDALFQLDASCTEDVDWDNLLEHRSGDVCRKRWRQMVLHIGDCRSNSFADQVEVLAKRYCPDLLEAREIWDSKPIVP, from the coding sequence ATGGGTGCGGAAGAAGAGGGGACTGTGGAGGTTAGGAAGAAAGACAAGAAGGAGTCTAAGAAAGGGAAGAAGAATGAGGTTGCTGATATCCATATTTGCAAGGGTGATGGTGGAGGCAAAGATTCGGGTAAAAGTGCTGAAAAAGACATGAAAAAGTCtaagaaagggaagaaaaatgaGGTTAGGGATAACGAAATTTATGAGGGTAATGGTGGAGGTAAAGATAAGGTAATTGAGAGTTGTAAAAGTGCTGATAAAGAATGTGGCAAAGGTGGAAATtttgagaagaagaaaaaagaggaggaGAAATATGAAGTTAGTGAAAGCAGTAATGAAGGTAATGGTAGGAGGGAGAGAGGAAATGATACGAAGAAAGATTTTGAGCATAGTAGGGGAAGGAACGATGGTGTGGATGTACTGAAGAAGGTcgaaaagaagaagagaaagagagagaaggaTAAGAGAATTGGCTCTGACAACCAATTGAAACAGGAAGAACTTGAGGATGCTAAGCATGGAAGTCAGTTGAGCATGAATGGGACATGCTCTGAAGCAATACGAGGGGCTAGAGAGGGGGATGGTGTGGTGAAGgttgaaaagaagaaaaagaagaaattaatTAGTGTTCATTCTGGTGGTTTGCAGCAGGGAAACACTAGTTCGAACGAAACTGAAGCTCAGGAGAACAAGGATCAAAGTGGAGAAGAAGCTAAACTTGAAGCAATTGATGAAGACTGTGAAACGGAAAACGTTGAGgagcaaaagaagaagaagaagaagaagaagaagaagagagagaaaatgaaagaaaatgatgTTGCAGGTGCTAGTGGGCTAGGTATTCTGGCTGAAGAGTCCATGAATGACAATGCTAATTCAACCTTGAATGAGAAATCTGACAAAGATTTGCAAAATGGAGGTAAAAGGAAGAGGGAAAAGGCCAAATCAGTGAAAAATGGTTCCAAAGATCCTAAAGCTgagaaaagcaagaaaaaagtAAGGTTTTCAGGCACTACGGAGGTTTTTCCTCCATCTGATGATAACTTAGTTCGGGGTAAACGTTTCTCTAGCGAAGAGGATGAGATCGTGAAACAGGCTGTCTTTGACTATATAGAGGCACATTGTTTAGGTGAAGAAGGTTTGAACATGGTCTTGAACTGCAGGTCACACCCTGAAGTTAAGAATTGCTGGAAGGAAATAACAACTTGCTTACCACATCGGCCTCATAGTGCCATCTATTATCGTGCTCAGGTTCTGTTTCGAAGGGATAAAAAGCGTAAATGGACTGAAGAAGAGATTGAAATGCTCCGTGAGTCCCACAAGATGCGCGGGAACCAATGGAAGGAATTGGCTGACGAACTTGGCAAACATAGGTTTCATGTAAAGGACACTTGGCGCAGAATAAGACAtgaaaatatgagaaaaggacGTTGGTCTCAGGAGGAGTACCAGATTCTATTTGATTTAGTGAACACAGATCTGAGAATGAAGTATTGTGAAGAGAAGAAATCCAAGCATGGCATGTTACGAGATAATATTCCTTGGGCTGCAATTAGTGATAAATTGTCCACACGACCTGAAGCTAACTGCTGTCTAAAATGGTACAACCAGTTAACATCATCTATGGTGACTGAAGGTTTATGGGCTGATGCTGATGATTATCGCCTAATTGATGCACTTTTTCAGTTGGATGCCAGCTGCACTGAAGATGTGGATTGGGACAATCTTCTTGAGCACAGGTCTGGAGATGTGTGTCGAAAACGTTGGAGGCAAATGGTTCTTCACATTGGCGACTGTCGAAGCAATTCATTTGCTGATCAAGTTGAAGTACTGGCAAAGCGATATTGTCCAGATCTACTCGAAGCTAGGGAGATCTGGGATAGCAAGCCTATTGTCCCATAG
- the LOC113770774 gene encoding nudix hydrolase 25-like, which produces MEGLPSGYRPNVGVCLINDDNLVFVASRLNVPGAWQMPQGGIEDGEDPRSAATRELREETGIVSAEIIDEVPQWLTYDFPPAVKAKVNRLWGGGEWHGQAQKWFLMRLTKDESEINLANGEVEPEFADWKWARPEEVIEQAVDYKRPTYEEVMRTFGPYLNDNGKAAKCQSTKW; this is translated from the exons ATGGAGGGCCTGCCCTCTGGCTATCGCCCCAACGTTGGAGTTTGTCTCATCAATGATGATAATTTG GTATTTGTAGCTTCCAGATTAAATGTTCCAGGAGCTTGGCAAATGCCGCAG GGGGGAATTGAAGATGGGGAGGATCCTAGGTCTGCAGCGACTAGAGAATTGCGAGAAGAAACTGGAATTGTCTCTGCTGAAATAATTGATGAG GTTCCTCAATGGTTGACCTATGATTTTCCTCCTGCTGTTAAGGCAAAAGTGAATCGCCTTTGGGGAGGAGGAGAATGGCATGGTCAGGCACAAAAGTG GTTTCTCATGAGATTGACAAAAGATGAAAGTGAGATCAATTTAGCAAACGGTGAAGTTGAGCCAGAATTTGCTGATTGGAAATGGGCTAGACCTGAAGAAGTCATCGAACAG GCAGTGGACTACAAGAGGCCTACCTATGAGGAAGTTATGAGAACCTTCGGCCCCTACCTTAATGATAATGGAAAGGCTGCCAAATGCCAATCGacaaagtggtga